A genomic segment from Nodularia sphaerocarpa UHCC 0038 encodes:
- a CDS encoding ATP-dependent helicase — protein sequence MSDAHFRATVPQESLPSQLQEKILDIRNSLRPGQQQMADWQFGPLAVSAVPGAGKSTGMAASVAIAIARQYQVSAQLRPSSRRHIVVVTFTRSAAANIKLKIRGYLKQLSLPPTGFAVYTLHGLALNIASRHPHLSGLELENVTLITPNQSHRFIRTAVEQWINNNREPYSLLLEGHQFDGEETERLRRQSVLRTEVLPDLASTVIHEAKSSGILPEKLREWSQKTTDKYGILRVAAGLYEQYQNLMRSRDFIDYDDMILAALRVLDNESARRIEQNQVFAVFEDEAQDSSPLQTKLLEILATNQEYNSSLPTPYSPLNLVRVGDPNQAINSTFTPADPIYFREFCKECDRLGKLATMDQAGRSTRIIIAAANFALEWVNSFYQLKNQPSPPPPFRDQNIRPVDTADPQTNPNPAPVGRGLELYTPRDIYHTVELLSQRVIELFTQNPKEMSGAILVRENRQGRWLGEMLTPVCKEHKITLYDVGESDRRSHIPQEMLGLLQFCDRPHSPDFLKAALEVLVQRQLIPTQDLNALASLPEEFLYPGPLAELQTDTVQKAAHLCRSLLRARLELPLYHLIAFLALTLKYDQAELATADKLSERVNQQIGENNSMEAMLCALSEIVTSERFEAVETDDLDARYTRGGQLTIITMHKAKGLDWDYVFMPFLHENLIPGKFWVPPKSQFLGDFTLSEVARAQIRTAIHGESNIPNVSHGWEQAKHLKTSEEYRLLYVAMTRAKRLLWMSASQQAPFTWNKPENLQEQAPCPVFPALKRQFPECVVTLAT from the coding sequence ATGTCAGACGCTCATTTTAGGGCTACTGTGCCTCAAGAATCTCTCCCGTCACAATTACAAGAGAAAATTTTGGACATCCGCAATAGTCTCCGCCCAGGACAACAACAGATGGCTGATTGGCAATTCGGTCCATTGGCTGTTTCCGCCGTTCCTGGGGCTGGTAAATCCACTGGGATGGCCGCATCTGTAGCGATCGCGATCGCCCGTCAGTACCAAGTTTCTGCACAATTACGCCCTTCTTCCCGCCGTCACATTGTAGTTGTTACCTTTACTCGTTCAGCAGCTGCCAATATTAAATTAAAAATTCGCGGCTACTTAAAACAATTATCTTTACCTCCAACAGGCTTTGCTGTCTATACTCTGCATGGTCTAGCTTTGAATATTGCCAGCCGTCACCCTCATTTATCAGGGTTAGAATTAGAAAATGTCACATTAATCACACCCAACCAAAGCCACCGTTTTATTCGCACAGCCGTAGAACAATGGATTAATAACAATCGGGAACCTTATTCTCTGTTGCTAGAAGGACATCAATTTGACGGTGAAGAGACAGAAAGATTACGCCGTCAGTCAGTGTTACGAACCGAAGTTTTACCAGATTTGGCGAGTACAGTCATTCATGAAGCTAAAAGTTCGGGAATATTGCCAGAAAAACTGCGGGAATGGAGTCAAAAAACTACAGATAAATATGGAATTTTACGGGTAGCTGCGGGATTGTATGAACAATATCAGAATTTAATGAGATCGCGTGACTTCATCGACTACGACGATATGATTTTAGCCGCCCTGCGCGTCCTCGACAATGAAAGCGCCCGTCGCATTGAGCAAAATCAAGTTTTTGCAGTATTTGAAGACGAAGCCCAAGACTCTAGCCCCTTGCAGACAAAGCTGTTAGAGATTTTAGCAACTAATCAAGAATATAATTCTTCACTCCCTACTCCCTACTCCCCACTTAACCTAGTGCGAGTTGGTGATCCTAATCAAGCGATTAACTCAACTTTTACACCTGCTGATCCGATTTATTTCCGGGAGTTTTGCAAAGAGTGCGATCGCCTTGGCAAATTAGCAACAATGGATCAAGCTGGACGCAGTACCCGAATTATCATTGCAGCCGCCAACTTCGCCCTAGAATGGGTAAACAGTTTTTATCAACTCAAAAATCAACCATCCCCTCCACCCCCTTTTCGTGATCAAAACATCCGCCCCGTTGATACAGCCGATCCTCAAACAAATCCTAACCCAGCACCAGTGGGACGAGGACTAGAACTTTATACACCCCGTGATATTTATCACACAGTTGAATTATTGTCCCAAAGAGTGATTGAGTTGTTTACTCAAAATCCCAAAGAAATGAGTGGGGCAATTTTGGTGCGAGAAAATCGCCAAGGACGCTGGCTAGGAGAAATGTTAACTCCTGTGTGTAAGGAGCATAAAATTACACTTTATGACGTAGGCGAAAGCGATCGCCGTTCTCATATCCCCCAAGAAATGTTGGGATTACTGCAATTTTGCGATCGCCCCCATTCTCCTGACTTCCTTAAAGCGGCGTTAGAAGTATTGGTACAGCGTCAATTAATTCCTACCCAAGACCTCAACGCCCTCGCTAGTTTACCAGAAGAATTTTTATATCCGGGCCCCCTTGCAGAACTCCAGACAGATACAGTCCAAAAAGCCGCGCATTTGTGTCGGAGTTTACTCCGCGCTCGGTTAGAACTACCTCTGTATCACCTGATTGCCTTTCTCGCCTTAACTTTAAAGTACGACCAAGCCGAATTAGCAACTGCTGACAAACTCTCCGAACGGGTAAACCAGCAAATAGGTGAGAACAATTCAATGGAAGCAATGCTCTGTGCTTTAAGTGAAATCGTCACTTCAGAACGGTTTGAAGCAGTGGAAACAGATGATTTAGACGCGCGTTATACCCGTGGCGGTCAACTGACGATTATCACTATGCACAAAGCCAAAGGGTTGGATTGGGACTATGTATTTATGCCCTTTTTACATGAAAACTTAATTCCTGGTAAATTTTGGGTTCCTCCCAAAAGCCAGTTTTTAGGTGACTTTACTTTATCAGAAGTAGCTCGCGCCCAAATTCGGACTGCAATCCACGGCGAATCGAATATACCTAATGTCTCCCATGGGTGGGAACAGGCAAAACATTTGAAAACCTCTGAGGAATATCGTTTACTCTACGTGGCGATGACACGAGCCAAGCGGCTATTGTGGATGTCTGCATCACAGCAAGCGCCTTTTACCTGGAATAAACCAGAAAATTTGCAAGAACAAGCGCCTTGTCCCGTTTTTCCGGCCTTAAAACGTCAGTTTCCTGAATGTGTAGTTACTTTGGCAACTTAA
- a CDS encoding response regulator: MDNPIAETHPGQGKLSTLARPTKLKILVVDDEPDNLDLLYRTFRRDFNVLKADSGINALKVLATSGEVAVIISDQRMPEMKGTEFLSKTVPQFPDTVRIILTGFTDIEDLVEAINAGQVYKYITKPWDPAELKAVVQRAAETYDLLKQRTEELRRANAQMALLTVLVQVTQADHSLEETLTPIARVFSESFSADTCILQLVQENQLATQGFYSRAGTVDNWLAQDPLTGVAIATGQMQLSLNVAKDANLADVTHYQDTGVQAHLVIPITYRNHLLGILSLQWQEPCCLREDELSLIRLSAELVAICFAAALSAKQAASLTP, from the coding sequence ATGGATAATCCCATTGCTGAAACTCATCCAGGTCAAGGTAAATTATCAACTTTGGCAAGACCGACCAAACTCAAAATCCTTGTAGTTGATGATGAGCCGGATAATCTCGATTTGCTTTATCGCACATTTCGGCGAGATTTTAATGTCCTCAAAGCCGATAGTGGGATAAATGCGCTCAAAGTATTGGCAACATCCGGGGAAGTAGCAGTGATCATCTCCGATCAGAGAATGCCAGAAATGAAAGGCACTGAGTTTCTCAGCAAAACTGTGCCTCAGTTTCCAGATACTGTCAGGATAATCCTCACAGGGTTTACTGATATCGAAGATTTGGTGGAAGCGATTAATGCCGGGCAAGTCTATAAATATATTACCAAGCCTTGGGACCCAGCAGAACTCAAGGCAGTGGTACAAAGGGCGGCTGAAACTTACGACTTACTCAAGCAACGCACAGAAGAATTACGCCGCGCTAATGCCCAAATGGCATTGCTAACTGTTTTAGTACAGGTAACTCAGGCAGATCATAGCTTAGAGGAAACTTTAACACCAATTGCTAGGGTGTTTAGTGAAAGTTTCTCGGCGGATACCTGTATTTTGCAGCTAGTTCAGGAAAATCAGCTAGCAACTCAAGGTTTTTATAGTCGTGCGGGAACTGTAGACAACTGGCTAGCTCAAGATCCACTCACAGGTGTTGCGATCGCCACAGGGCAAATGCAACTTTCGTTAAATGTCGCCAAAGATGCCAACCTCGCTGATGTGACTCACTACCAAGACACAGGTGTGCAAGCACATTTAGTTATTCCTATTACCTACCGCAATCATCTCTTAGGAATTTTGTCACTCCAGTGGCAAGAACCTTGCTGTTTGCGAGAAGATGAATTAAGTCTAATTCGTTTATCAGCAGAACTGGTAGCCATCTGCTTTGCAGCAGCCCTGAGTGCAAAACAAGCCGCAAGTCTCACCCCATAG
- a CDS encoding RuBisCO accumulation factor 1 encodes MTNLPSNAQNTENAINDDVVKELLRKLRQKQGNWVEWGVAIASLLKAGYNPQQIFEETGFEPIQQNQVIVGSQVYHSLAEGGASEETRAHYTTRGSDVLYELRLLTHQERAAAAELSFIHKVDLDEAREVAKAIKDFSRFPRLPDGFTAHPGDAVAYQAWKLARQYTDLQERSRFIAKGLRFAHTPTARKQIEELLVDFTVVSQRSAPILPFYRFESEEELPRILPVVGEFPLTAQDLQSVPVVETIEPFGLVKFAGEQAWVPLPGWQVLLSAEDPVAIFCSSDRLPKQDKNPPKPVLVAIDRAGRQWDDSSYFVVEHNGELDFQWFETEPEIPLLGRLIVIVRPKKIFDDDISKDSWQIDE; translated from the coding sequence ATGACTAATCTACCTTCTAATGCTCAAAATACTGAAAATGCTATTAACGACGATGTAGTAAAAGAATTACTACGAAAGCTGAGGCAAAAACAAGGTAACTGGGTAGAGTGGGGAGTAGCGATCGCCTCCTTGCTCAAAGCTGGTTACAATCCCCAGCAAATCTTTGAGGAAACTGGATTTGAGCCAATTCAACAAAATCAGGTCATTGTTGGCTCTCAAGTTTATCATTCTTTAGCAGAAGGTGGTGCTTCGGAAGAAACGCGAGCGCACTATACTACACGGGGTAGTGATGTTTTGTATGAACTACGCTTGCTTACCCACCAAGAACGAGCTGCGGCGGCTGAACTTAGCTTTATCCACAAAGTCGATCTTGATGAAGCGCGAGAAGTAGCAAAAGCAATTAAAGATTTTTCTCGCTTTCCACGTTTACCAGATGGCTTTACTGCCCATCCAGGGGATGCAGTTGCTTATCAAGCGTGGAAATTAGCACGGCAATATACAGATTTGCAAGAGCGATCGCGCTTCATTGCCAAAGGTTTACGTTTTGCTCACACGCCCACAGCCAGGAAGCAAATTGAAGAGTTACTCGTTGATTTTACAGTAGTTTCCCAGCGTTCAGCGCCTATTCTACCTTTTTATCGATTTGAGTCCGAAGAAGAATTACCTCGCATCCTGCCAGTAGTAGGGGAGTTTCCATTAACAGCACAAGACTTGCAAAGTGTGCCTGTGGTAGAAACCATTGAGCCATTTGGTTTAGTCAAGTTTGCGGGTGAACAAGCTTGGGTACCTTTACCGGGTTGGCAAGTGTTATTGAGTGCAGAAGACCCCGTAGCGATTTTCTGTAGTAGCGATCGCCTCCCCAAGCAAGACAAAAACCCACCCAAACCAGTCCTGGTTGCTATAGATCGCGCCGGGCGACAATGGGATGACTCCAGCTACTTTGTTGTTGAACACAACGGTGAATTAGACTTTCAGTGGTTTGAAACCGAGCCAGAAATTCCTCTGCTAGGGAGACTGATTGTAATTGTGCGTCCTAAGAAAATCTTCGATGATGACATCAGCAAAGATTCCTGGCAAATTGACGAATAA
- a CDS encoding glycosyltransferase family 39 protein — protein sequence MTNRKPYLHYLGLAGAIALGAVLRFSHLDLKPLWMDEVITAIFSLGKNYDNLPLDVLFPLQRVQEIFTYQPGVSCDQIGENLVNQSTHPPLFFCGMYSWLGWMTPLGSEWVAKLRSLPALFGVGAIAAIYAVNRIAFYPTSGIIASLIMAISPFAVYLSQEARHYTMPMFLITLALLGLIQIQQDIFEQQRLRLWVVILWSIINTIGLYVHYFFILAFIAEIITLLILIYWGKNQILNQRQICITLIISTTGVVISFLPWLRVILNHAQSAETNWLPATMHIAPLYQTVISWVLMVIALPVENQPLLITVICGFFMVSFAIWLGWQVCKGLKLLLLENTTHLATLTLLSFTIVVLIQFFAIAYLLGKDITIIPRYSFVYYPSFCALLAASISKTHKSKLIILLVGMLSCVFVVSNLVFQKPFQPEKVAQNMNLDPSVPIMLVVGYNNYQDVALGLSFALALEKVRSNTNAAIPVRVNNFDSFAFLHKSLNSPAFWNKLDEMPIPAISQMNLWIVGPGMRKRDYPQQVGLSGDSICTIETTQHYRIGIPYQLYRCK from the coding sequence ATGACAAATCGCAAACCGTATCTACATTATCTAGGTTTAGCTGGTGCGATCGCACTTGGTGCTGTCTTGCGCTTTTCGCATTTAGACTTAAAACCTCTGTGGATGGACGAGGTAATTACTGCTATTTTCAGTTTGGGAAAAAATTACGATAATTTGCCCTTAGATGTCTTATTTCCTCTTCAACGCGTCCAAGAAATTTTTACTTACCAGCCTGGGGTTAGCTGTGATCAAATTGGCGAAAATCTAGTTAATCAGTCTACCCATCCGCCGTTGTTTTTTTGTGGAATGTACAGTTGGTTAGGGTGGATGACTCCCTTGGGTTCAGAGTGGGTGGCAAAATTGCGATCGCTACCAGCTTTATTTGGTGTAGGTGCGATCGCGGCAATTTATGCTGTCAACCGCATTGCTTTTTACCCAACATCGGGAATCATCGCGTCCTTAATTATGGCTATTTCTCCCTTTGCTGTTTACCTTTCCCAAGAAGCACGCCACTATACTATGCCCATGTTCCTAATAACTTTAGCCTTATTGGGACTAATACAAATTCAGCAGGACATTTTTGAACAACAACGCCTGAGACTTTGGGTGGTAATTTTATGGTCAATTATTAATACTATTGGTCTTTATGTTCACTACTTTTTTATTTTGGCTTTCATTGCCGAAATTATTACCTTACTCATATTAATATATTGGGGTAAAAATCAGATTCTAAATCAACGCCAAATTTGCATAACTTTAATTATATCAACTACTGGAGTTGTAATTAGTTTCCTTCCCTGGCTAAGGGTAATATTAAATCATGCTCAGAGTGCTGAAACCAATTGGCTACCTGCTACCATGCACATTGCACCACTATATCAAACTGTAATTAGTTGGGTATTAATGGTGATTGCTTTACCTGTGGAAAACCAGCCTCTGCTAATTACAGTTATCTGTGGCTTTTTTATGGTAAGTTTTGCTATTTGGTTAGGTTGGCAGGTATGCAAAGGTTTAAAACTGCTGTTGTTAGAAAATACAACTCATTTAGCGACATTAACACTTTTAAGTTTTACTATTGTTGTATTAATCCAATTCTTTGCGATCGCCTATTTATTAGGTAAAGATATAACTATTATTCCCCGCTATAGCTTTGTTTATTATCCCAGTTTTTGCGCTTTGTTAGCAGCTAGCATTAGCAAAACTCACAAGTCAAAACTGATCATTTTGCTGGTTGGTATGCTCAGTTGTGTTTTTGTAGTTTCTAACTTAGTCTTTCAAAAGCCTTTCCAGCCTGAGAAAGTTGCTCAAAACATGAATTTAGATCCCTCTGTCCCTATCATGCTGGTAGTAGGATACAACAATTATCAGGATGTGGCGTTGGGATTAAGTTTTGCTTTGGCGTTAGAAAAAGTTAGAAGTAACACAAACGCTGCTATTCCAGTTCGTGTCAATAACTTTGATAGTTTTGCTTTTTTACACAAATCTCTAAATTCACCTGCTTTCTGGAACAAGCTTGATGAAATGCCAATACCAGCAATATCTCAGATGAATTTGTGGATAGTGGGACCAGGAATGAGAAAACGGGATTATCCCCAACAGGTGGGGCTGTCTGGGGATAGTATTTGTACCATAGAGACGACACAGCACTATCGCATAGGTATTCCCTATCAGCTTTATCGCTGTAAATAA
- the ubiE gene encoding bifunctional demethylmenaquinone methyltransferase/2-methoxy-6-polyprenyl-1,4-benzoquinol methylase UbiE, which translates to MNSEIRDIFDRIAPVYDELNNSLSLGQHRIWKEMTVKWSAAKPGDTCLDLCCGSGDLAFRLAKYVGTTGQVYGVDFSPNLLAAAKERSQSQYPQPAISWIEADALNLPFDDHYFDAATMGYGLRNVTDIPRSLQELHRVLKPGAKAAILDFHRPRNQQLRAFQQWYLNSIVVPIANQMGLKEEYAYISPSLDRFPTGQEQIELARQVGFTLVTHYPIANDMMGVLVVSK; encoded by the coding sequence ATGAATTCAGAAATTCGCGATATTTTTGACCGTATTGCTCCAGTTTACGACGAATTGAACAATTCGTTGAGTCTGGGACAACATCGGATATGGAAGGAAATGACAGTCAAATGGAGTGCAGCTAAACCAGGAGATACTTGCCTAGATTTATGCTGTGGAAGTGGTGATTTAGCCTTTCGCTTGGCTAAATATGTCGGAACTACCGGACAGGTGTATGGTGTGGATTTCTCCCCCAACCTCCTAGCAGCTGCTAAAGAACGCTCCCAAAGCCAATACCCCCAACCTGCCATTTCTTGGATAGAAGCCGATGCACTAAATTTGCCCTTTGATGATCATTACTTCGATGCCGCGACAATGGGCTATGGTTTAAGAAATGTTACAGATATTCCCCGCAGTCTGCAAGAATTACACCGCGTTCTCAAGCCTGGTGCTAAAGCAGCAATTTTAGACTTTCATCGTCCCAGAAATCAGCAGCTTCGCGCTTTTCAACAATGGTATTTAAATAGTATAGTTGTACCAATAGCCAACCAGATGGGTCTAAAAGAAGAATATGCTTATATCAGTCCGAGCTTAGATCGTTTCCCCACCGGACAAGAGCAAATAGAGTTAGCTCGTCAAGTTGGTTTTACATTGGTTACACACTACCCCATCGCGAACGATATGATGGGAGTGCTGGTAGTCAGTAAATGA
- a CDS encoding DUF445 domain-containing protein: MDWSHVWFYLLPPVLGGIIGYFTNDIAIKMLFRPYKAIYIAGRKVPFTPGLIPRNQERLAKNISNTIMGSLLTPGELQNLARRLLQTERVQSAILWLLRLAIEQIKVEKNEKSAKIVAGILRDLLGESLPRLLKVLARREDFLEAQINQIFDQVLLELQLTEEQSTRLADWLIQVVLPPDVLRQVIIDFLTDRTIQTIDESFREKTSGTYWVVANLFGLRNTLTRLRTFCLDEKDATNTRLEELIQVLQMRDRLKRVLLDLSLQNLPIGTVRQLRKTTRESVRHYIQGSGSDLLQGLTDSVNWENIATLLLNRLSASPVVSSSLEVVSQELAKILERYLEKDLEQIVAQVIPILSIDQVIVDRVKSTSPADLEAAIEGIVKNELQAIVTLGGVLGFIIGLLQVGFLILTQA; the protein is encoded by the coding sequence TTGGATTGGTCTCACGTTTGGTTTTATTTATTACCCCCGGTGCTGGGTGGCATTATTGGCTATTTCACTAACGATATAGCCATCAAAATGTTATTTCGCCCCTACAAAGCAATTTATATAGCTGGGCGAAAAGTACCATTTACTCCTGGCTTGATTCCCCGCAACCAGGAACGTCTGGCTAAGAACATTTCTAATACAATTATGGGGTCGTTGCTGACTCCAGGAGAATTGCAAAATCTGGCGCGACGTTTGTTACAAACAGAACGCGTACAGTCAGCAATTTTGTGGTTATTGAGACTGGCAATTGAACAAATTAAGGTTGAAAAAAACGAAAAAAGCGCCAAAATTGTCGCGGGAATTTTGCGTGATTTGTTAGGAGAATCATTACCTCGTTTGCTGAAAGTTTTGGCAAGGCGAGAAGATTTTTTAGAGGCACAAATCAATCAAATTTTTGACCAAGTATTGCTGGAATTACAACTGACTGAAGAACAATCTACAAGGCTGGCTGATTGGTTAATACAGGTAGTTTTACCCCCAGATGTATTGCGGCAGGTAATTATTGATTTTTTGACTGATCGCACTATTCAAACCATTGATGAAAGCTTTCGCGAAAAAACGAGTGGTACTTATTGGGTAGTCGCCAATTTATTCGGTTTACGTAATACTCTGACAAGGCTGAGAACTTTTTGTTTAGATGAGAAAGATGCTACTAATACTCGTTTAGAAGAATTAATTCAGGTTTTGCAAATGCGCGATCGCCTGAAAAGAGTCCTGCTAGATTTATCATTACAAAACTTGCCCATTGGTACAGTGCGCCAACTGCGAAAGACTACACGGGAAAGTGTGCGTCATTATATCCAGGGTAGTGGTAGCGATTTACTCCAAGGATTAACTGATTCTGTCAACTGGGAAAATATCGCCACATTATTACTTAATCGTCTCAGTGCTTCACCTGTGGTCAGTTCTTCCTTAGAAGTTGTCAGTCAAGAGTTAGCTAAAATTTTAGAGCGCTATTTAGAAAAAGATTTAGAACAAATTGTAGCCCAGGTAATTCCCATCTTATCCATAGATCAAGTAATTGTTGACCGGGTAAAATCAACTTCACCTGCTGATTTAGAAGCTGCAATTGAGGGAATTGTTAAAAATGAATTGCAGGCAATTGTAACTTTAGGTGGTGTGTTAGGTTTTATTATTGGGTTATTGCAAGTAGGATTTTTAATACTTACCCAAGCTTAG